The Rhizoctonia solani chromosome 4, complete sequence genome contains a region encoding:
- a CDS encoding glycosyltransferase family 24 protein, with protein MRSLSALGTLGAASLVAAQTAFSPPVKVSLTTSWAAPPILLEILETTAAEHPGRYFEILDALIDRSSDGLLGPITEPVHKPKYVYSTALAHLITRGFLTEPNALSAFEKNMALHSATPKIQAFYQLFGDPSKAPECQSWIEWSGKQACTSEEADALLAGASNGGHTQIFPFDHVQESTSGGCTSHAIFYASLSSPNFYDLYSYLRSKSETPGFCYILRYSPPKDTLITGEQSRNILSGYGVALDLKKMDYLALDDRGPRGKDEDSDSTTNESIVWEDYVSSLLSEHPHEDLDLTAPLTEHEISSLPLRATHLVMSSEDPLKALSHLSQNFPKHVVSVARRWDPARTEDLKAKHESVEAEVQANMHMVSGAGNMFWLNGVALPEADINPFSLLRLLRREHQTVNSLMNANLTSEQAIHVLTNPEIGKASVASGPTDGVFDASDVKKAEALSYGSMISRRTRALPPNVPWTIPDLRRNCFNVIAALDLSRTSSISFVVQLANNLISRMLPFRFGYVPLIETAESRQIARLMKWMMDEYGFEKTAQYFSVAITPSDTVDLKLLETAYVQYTTQMPPQSGNVPEFSSFSADPLQIQVVGHQFVPDEELQPAAAYAKRLRLGAQDGSGKGHVFINGKHFAYDDVNFFQEQLYAGTLVDAPETDVSVFMYDLPTTAKRRNKFIYPSGNLRVYALDNLFIRIICSIKLGPVLQPHQAGGHPVPLTISVVGDMDNEETLNLAIEGLRGMSDDAKYRLGFIHTPTVNPSDLPSTQQPLVSPMLARLAATGNYAEFPPSELAQILEEAKQLVVNAAELNVQIIRSCSTSTIGSRELPTKVIGPLAGSDFVAEDFGSLANYEAAKRVTPVVTALNAVREDLTELDRPAYADLIARVSSIISSVSVPDPGEEGLFQSKSLARQRPYNELIGKDCTFEIGDNSTALFHVGLLLDPLSEPAQKWSSIVEWLATVPQTHIHVRLNPAAALTEIPLKRFYRYNIQPRLTFDQDGFEMRNLVEFHGLPVEPIYTLAMDVNPAWLVRPYISEADLDNIHLASLSDPKAGVEAIFHLDHLVIEGHAREENNAPPRGVQLQLTSLDGNPTADTQVVANLGYFQFRTGPGAFRLEIRPGRGRDVYTIESAGNEGWNSGHVNVTGTEITLTSFEGHTIYPRLNRKPSMESADVLAEPEKEESIWSRVSSLWGSKPTDVVSESKQADINIFTVASGLLYERFVSIMILSVMRNTKSTVKLWLIENFLSPSFLEFIPHLAEKYGFQYELVTYKWPSWLRAQKEKQRVIWAYKILFLDVLFPMDLKKVIFVDADQIVRTDLKELVDLDLQGAPYGYTPMGDDNEAMEGFRFWKQGYWKDALRGKPYHISALYVVDLMAAGDRLRGQYQALSADPNSLANLDQDLPNNMQDQVPIFSLDKDWLWCETWCDSARFDRAKTIDLCQNPLTKEPKLARARQIPEWTSYDNEIAEFARSLVDSGKIRSRAISGSVDALASVGKKVTTSTTEESPVPTQNEEAESHREHEEL; from the exons ATGAGGTCGTTGTCGGCCTTGGGCACCTTGGGTGCTGCCTCGCTGGTCGCGGCACAAACCGCCTTTTCACCGCCTGTAAAAGTATCTCTCACTACTTCATGGGCTGCCCCTCCTATCCTCCTTGAAATACT TGAAACTACTGCCGCAGAGCATCCTGGACGCTACTTTGAGATTTTGGATGCTCTTATCGACCGTTCCTCGGATGGACTTCTTGGTCCAATCACCGAACCGGTCCACAAGCCAAAATACGTATACAGCACTGCTCTGGCTCACCTTATAACTCGTGGATTCTTGACAGAACCCAATGCACTTTCAGCCTTTGAGAAAAATATGGCACTGCATTCGGCTACACCCAAAATACAAGCGTTCTACCAACTGTTTGGGGATCCTTCCAAGGCTCCAGAATGTCAAAGCTGGATCGAGTGGTCAGGAAAGCAGGCTTGCACTTCCGAAGAGGCCGACGCCCTTCTTGCTGGAGCATCCAACGGCGGCCATACTCAGATATTCCCATTCGATCATGTCCAGGAGTCTACAAGTGGAGGATGCACGTCTCATGCAATTTTCTACGCATCGCTGAGCTCCCCAAATTTCTATGACTTGTACTCGTACTTGCGCTCGAAATCCGAAACACCCGGGTTTTGTTACATCTTGAGGTATTCGCCTCCCAAAGACACCCTCATCACTGGTGAACAGTCTCGGAATATATTATCTGGATACGGCGTGGCTCTTGATTTGAAG AAAATGGACTATCTTGCGCTTGATGATCGTGGGCCTCGTGGAAAAG ATGAGGATAGCGACTCTACGACGAACGAGAGTATTGTATGGGAAGATTACGTGTCTTCTTTACTTTCCGAACACCCCCACGAAGACCTCGACTTGACAGCCCCACTCACCGAGCACGAAATCTCGTCCCTCCCACTACGCGCAACACACCTGGTCATGTCGTCTGAAGACCCTCTGAAGGCTCTTTCGCATCTCTCTCAGAATTTCCCGAAGCATGTTGTATCAGTTGCCCGTCGCTGGGATCCTGCCCGAACAGAGGATCTCAAAGCCAAACACGAAAGCGTCGAAGCAGAGGTTCAGGCTAACATGCACATGGTATCGGGTGCTGGAAACATGTTTTGGCTGAACGGAGTTGCCCTACCAGAGGCAGATATAAACCCCTTTAG CCTGCTTCGCTTACTTCGTCGCGAGCATCAGACTGTCAATTCACTTATGAATGCCAACCTCACTTCGGAACAGGCTATTCATGTATTGACAAATCCTGAAATCGGAAAGGCATCCGTAGCATCAGGACCTACGGACGGTGTATTCGACGCTAGTGACGTGAAGAAGGCGGAGGCGCTATCATATGGCTCAATGATATCGAGAAGGACAAGAG CTCTTCCGCCCAATGTACCCTGGACAATTCCCGACCTCAGACGAAACTGCTTTAATGTGATAGCCGCACTAGATCTTTCTCGCACAAGTAGCATATCCTTTGTCGTCCAGCTCGCAAATAACCTCATCTCGCGAATGCTCCCTTTCCGTTTTGGCTATGTCCCGCTTATTGAAACTGCGGAGTCTCGTCAAATCGCTCGACTGATGAAGTGGATGATGGACGAATACGGCTTTGAGAAGACTGCACAGTATTTCTCAGTG GCAATTACCCCCTCGGACACTGTTGACTTGAAACTCCTCGAAACAGCATACGTACAGTATACTACTCAGATGCCCCCTCAATCAGGAAACGTGCCCGAGTTCTCTAGCTTCTCGGCCGACCCATTACAGATCCAAGTGGTCGGACACCAGTTTGTCCCTGACGAGGAGCTCCAACCCGCAGCCGCCTACGCCAAGAGGCTCCGCCTCGGCGCACAAGATGGCTCAGGAAAGGGGCATGTATTCATCAACGGCAAGCACTTTGCTTACGATGAC GTCAACTTCTTCCAGGAGCAG CTCTACGCTGGTACTTTGGTCGATGCCCCTGAGACTGACGTATCTGTCTTTATGTACGATCTCCCTACGACCGCTAAACGCCGGAACAAATTTATTTATCCGTCGGGCAACCTGAGGGTATATGCGTTGGATAACCTGTTCATTCG TATCATTTGTTCTATCAAACTTGGCCCAGTCTTACAACCTCATCAAGCGGGAGGGCATCCCGTTCCTTTGACGATATCGGTGGTTGGTGATATGGATAATGAAGAGACTTTAAATTTGGCCATTGAGGGGTTGCGTGGCATG TCTGACGATGCCAAGTACCGACTCGGCTTTATCCACACACCGACCGTCAACCCATCCGATCTTCCGTCTACACAACAGCCACTAGTCTCTCCTATGCTTGCCCGACTCGCAGCTACCGGAAACTATGCTGAATTCCCTCCATCCGAGCTTGCTCAAATCCTTGAGGAAGCGAAACAGCTGGTCGTGAACGCGGCAGAACTGAACGTGCAGATAATCCGGTCTTGCTCAACCTCAACAATCGGCTCACGGGAATTACCAACGAAG GTCATCGGCCCGTTGGCCGGTTCCGACTTTGTCGCTGAAGACTTTGGATCACTGGCCAATTACGAGGCTGCGAAGCGTGTTACTCCTGTCGTGACTGCGCTTAATGCTGTGCGCGAGGATCTTACGGAGCTTGACCG ACCTGCCTATGCCGATCTTATTGCCCGAGTCTCGTCGATAATTAGCTCTGTATCGGTACCAGACCCTGGCGAAGAAGGCTTGTTCCAGTCAAAATCCTTAGCAAGGCAAAGGCCCTATAATGAACTCATTGGAAAGGACTG TACTTTTGAAATCGGTGATAATTCGACTGCCCTCTTCCACGTAGGACTCCTTCTAGACCCACTCAGTGAACCTGCCCAAAAGTGGTCTAGTATTGTCGAA TGGCTCGCAACCGTCCCTCAAACGCATATTCATGTTCGCTTGAACCCCGCGGCTGCACTCACAGAG ATACCTTTGAAGCGATTCTACCGATACAATATTCAGCCTCGGCTTACTTTCGATCAGGATGG GTTCGAGATGCGCAATCTGGTTGAATTCCATGGTCTTCCGGTCGAGCCTATTTATACACTTGCCATGGATGTTAATCCCGCTTGGCTGGTTCGACCATACATTTCTGAGGCTGACTTGGATAATATTCATTTGGCATCACTTTCCGATCCCAAAGCCGGTGTCGAGGCTATTTTCCACTTGGATCACCTTGTGATTGAAGGCCACGCGCGTGAAGAAAATAATGCCCCTCCTCGCGGTGTCCAGTTGCAACTCACGTCTTTGGACGGAAACCCCACCGCAGATACCCAAGTTGTTGCAAATCTTGGCTACTTCCAGTTCCGCACTGGCCCAGGCGCATTCCGGCTTGAGATTCGGCCCGGGCGTGGGCGTGACGTCTATACCATCGAGAGCGCTGGCAATGAAGGATGGAACAGTGGCCACGTCAATGTCACTGGCACGGAAATTACCTTGACGAGTTTCGAGGGGCATACAATATACCCGAGATTGAACCGCAAGCCTAGTATGGAATCAGCGGATGTGCTTGCTGAACCTGAAAAGGAGGAAAGCATTTGGAGCCG CGTAAGCTCATTGTGGGGATCCAAACCTACCGATGTCGTTTCAGAGTCAAAACAAGCAGATATCAATATATTCACAGTCGCGTCAGGTCTTCTCTATGAG CGATTCGTTTCCATTATGATTTTGAGTGTCATGAGGAATACAAAG TCAACCGTCAAATTGTGGCTCATTGAGAATTTCTTGTCTCCGTCCTTCCTC GAATTTATCCCGCATTTAGCCGAGAAATATGGATTCCAATATGAGTTGGTCACTTACAAATGGCCATCTTGGTTACGTGCCCAAAAAGAAAAGCAAAGGGTTATCTGGGCCTACAAAATCTTGTTTCTGGACGTCCTTTTCCCAATGGACTTGAAGAAGGTCATATTTGTAGATGCCGACCAAATTGTGCGCACCGATTTGAAAGAACTTGTTGACCTAGACCTACAAGGCGCACCATATGGGTATACGCCCATGG GTGACGATAACGAGGCTATGGAAGGCTTCCGGTTCTGGAAGCAAGGTTACTGGAAAGACGCCCTTCGTGGCAAACCTTATCACATCAG TGCTTTGTATGTCGTGGATTTG ATGGCTGCCGGTGACAGACTACGTGGCCAATACCAAGCCTTGTCTGCGGACCCTAATTCGCTTGCCAACCTCGACCAAG ATTTGCCAAACAACATGCAAGATCAAGTTCCTATA TTCTCGCTTGACAAGGACTGGTTGTGGTGCGAAACTTGGT GCGACAGCGCAAGGTTTGATCGCGCCAAAACCATAGACTTGTGTCAGAACCCGCTTACA AAAGAACCGAAGTTGGCGAGAGCACGGCAAATCCCCGAGTGGACCTCTTATGACAATGAGATTGCCGAGTTCGCACGCAGTCTTGTCGATTCCGGCAAAATACGATCTCGGGCAATTTCTGGGTCGGTTGACGCGTTAGCTAGCGTTGGCAAAAAGGTCACTACAAGCACGACTGAAGAGTCTCCGGTTCCCACTCAGAACGAGGAGGCAGAGTCTCATCGAGAACACGAAGAACTTTAG
- a CDS encoding TPR-2 domain-containing protein, giving the protein MTCLARYARRGGLGVLSTVASKPSSPQGLFVLSNTLRNGSSNLHKTNTKLGQSTRGYSTITESGSRVSWVFTGLILLGVGATSYGLYDFYSTFTTWPKELRSDLRSAVKADMQGDYKISEAYFRSPVLTPEQLGGQYHLKISGIAIALAAVLEKQNDLRGANEVIHAHLRISFELLLPLLLHQFFQDRNLGEIAAKFGQLEEEEKYLVFGTEEILRMMKEASGASPSPGNENVNEGGPQQDLVLPSWVSHTDAGAVLERLAEFYSRTGRSDYAVPLYLQAISILLPPPKSRFKLLPFPKGQHRTSDSVGEKGISGGPEGSRRNYPSSSKKTDSSPDDPLTTCESVLAVLMYNLGMLSEKKDDVAGAKVLFKQALDQSKIAGFEEGEIEAQKAIARTSKS; this is encoded by the exons ATGACTTGTCTCGCTCGTTATGCACGCAGAGGTGGTCTGGGTGTTCTCTCTACAGTCGCTTCCAAGCCGTCTAGTCCTCAAGGTCTCTTTGTGCTTTCAAATACTTTGAGGAACGGCAGCAGTAATCTACATAAAACCAATACCAAACTGGGACAATCAACTCGGGGGTATTCTACTATTACAGAATCTGGAAGCCGTGTCTCCTGGGTCTTTACTGGTCTCATTCTACTAGGAGTCGGAGCAACGTCTTATGGGCT CTACGACTTTTACTCTACGTTCACAACGTGGCCCAAAGAGTTGAGAAGCGATCTCCGTTCTGCTGTTAAAGCCGACATGCAGGGGGACTACAAAATATCTGAAGCCTACTTTCGAAG CCCAGTCTTGACCCCAGAACAACTCGGCGGCCAataccaccttaaaatcagTGGGATAGCCATCGCTCTCGCTGCGGTCCTAGAAAAACAGAACGATTTGAGAGGAGCCAATGAAGTTATACACGCGCATTTGCGGATATCCTTCGAGCTCCTCCTCCCCCTGCTCCTGCACCAGTTCTTTCAGGACCGGAAC CTTGGAGAAATTGCTGCGAAATTCGGACAActcgaagaggaagaaaaaTATCTCGTATTCGGCACCGAGGAGATCTTGCGCATGATGAAGGAGGCTTCTGGAGCATCGCCTTCCCCAGGAAACGAAAACGTAAACGAGGGAGGTCCGCAACAGGACTTGGTATTACCGAGTTGGGTATCCCATACCGATGCAGGAGCTGTTTTGGAGCGGCTGGCAGAGTTTTATTCTCGGACCGGGCGATCAGA CTATGCCGTGCCCTTGTACCTACAGGCCATATCCATCCTTCTACCGCCCCCAAAGTCCCGCTTCAAGCTCCTA CCCTTCCCGAAAGGCCAACATCGAACAAGCGACAGCGTGGGCGAAAAAGGGATTAGCGGTGGCCCAGAAGGCTCGAGGCGAAATTACCCTAGTTCAAGCAAGAAGACGGACAGCTCACCTGATGATCCACTCACGACCTGCGAGTCTGTACTCGCTGTGCTCATGTATAATCTTGGAATGTTGAGCGAG AAAAAGGACGATGTTGCTGGAGCCAAGGTACTCTTTAAGCAAGCGCTCGATCAGTCAAAAATTGCCGGATTCGAGGAAGGGGAGATCGAGGCTCAAAAAGCCATTGCCCGAACAAGCAAGTCGTAG
- a CDS encoding plasma membrane H+-transporting ATPase, with protein sequence MSEPIVEKEAGPPAAAPTTGAGGTPTEEKKKREYKDFGHDEEKATHAKVDMAQIELKAEDLYDKDKVDLETVVLDDVFTLLQCTEEGLSESESKRRIELFGPNKLESKEQNPFLQFLGFMWNPLSWVMEGAALVAIALSNGGGRAPDWPDFVGIVLLLLINSAIGFYEERGAGNAVKALMDSLAPKAKVRRDGKWSEIESADLVPGDMVAFKIGDVVPADCRLTEAINVSIDQAALTGESLPVGKKTGDQCFSGSTCKQGEAEGVVIATGANTFFGRAASLVGQDDDTTGHLQKILAQIGSFCLVSIGLFVVLEIVILYPRFHYTYRRGLDNILVLLIGGIPIAMPTVLSVTLAVGAQQLAKHKAIVTRITAIEELAGVTILCSDKTGTLTTNKLTIDKELVKTYGPFAPQDVILLAAYASRTENQDAIDQCVVGTLDDPARARAGIKLLDFKPFNPVDKRTEITYREESSGRLKRVTKGMTGIIIELCTRNKTDEVENQLEADVTEFASRGLRALAVAYEELDHDNHEGEGNGFELIGLLAIFDPPRDDTKQTIDDAIALGVKVKMVTGDQLAIAKETGRRLGLGDHMYPAKVLQDGPPPGGKHMSLDEMIMDADGFAGVFPEHKYEIVKRLQGLGHLCAMTGDGANDAPALSRANVGIAVEGATDAARGAADIVLTEPGLSTIVHAIRGSRQIFQRMRNYAIYACAVTIRIVVCFAILAFAYQFDFPPFMVLIIALLNDGTIMTLSVDRVLPSNTPDAWDLAEIFAFAVAYGLYLTLSTIVLVIVILETDFFENKFGVSLESERDGVTGRKNHNDRQLHMIIYLQVAMISQALIFVTRSHGFFFMERPSTALLGAFAIAQLVSSIIAAYADWGFTDIHSVSGGWIGIVWVWNIVWFFPLDWIKFAMKATVIRWFRARRERKAHEAARASGGEVPLTRTTSRAASIHESLYSNRVSFLKRAARRAGFGDKRVRMSQGELQRFSSIQAAQTGATLARNPSRPH encoded by the exons ATGTCTGAGCCGATTGTCGAAAAGGAGGCTGGGCCCCCAGCGGCCGCCCCCACTACTGGTGCTGGCGGTACTCCAAccgaagaaaagaaaaagcgCGAGTACAAGGACTTTGGCCACGATGAAGAAAAAGCCACTC ACGCAAAGGTCGACATGGCTCAG ATCGAGCTCAAAGCCGAAGATCTGTACGACAAGGACAAGGTCGATCTCGAAACCGTGGTTCTCGACGATGTCTTCACCCTCCTCCAATGCACTGAGGAGGGTCTTTCCGAGTCTGAATCCAAGCGTCGTATCGAACTCTTCGGTCCTAacaagctggaatccaaggaACAAAACCCCTTCCTTCAG TTCTTGGGCTTCATGTGGAATCCTCTCTCCTGGGTCATGGAGGGTGCTGCGCTTGTCGCTATTGCCCTGTCCAACGGTGGTGGTCGCGCCCCCGATTGGCCTGATTTCGTCGGTATCGTCCTCTTGCTTTTGATCAACTCGGCCATTGGTTTCTACGAAGAGCGTGGTGCCGGTAATGCCGTCAAGGCGCTTATGGACTCGCTCGCTCCCAAGGCAAAGGTCCGCCGCGATGGCAAATGGTCTGAAATCGAATCCGCCGATCTCGTTCCCGGTGATATGGTTGCCTTCAAGATTGGTGATGTCGTCCCCGCCGATTGCCGTCTCACTGAGGCCATCAACGTCTCGATCGACCAGGCTGCTCTTACCGGCGAGTCTCTTCCCGTTGGTAAGAAGACCGGTGACCAATGCTTCTC TGGTTCTACTTGCAAACAGGGTGAAGCCGAGGGTGTCGTTATTGCCACCGGTGCCAATACTTTCTTCGGTCGTGCTGCTTCCCTCGTCGGTCAAGATGACGATACCACCGGTCACTTGCAAAAGATTCTCGCTCAGATCGGATCTTTCTGCTTGGTTTCCATCGGTCTCTTCGTCGTCCTCGAAATTGTTATCCTCTATCCTCGCTTCCACTACACCTACCGTCGCGGTCTCGATAACATTCTCGTGCTTTTGATCGGTGGTATCCCCATTGCCATGCCTACTGTCTTGTCCGTCACTCTTGCTGTCGGTGCCCAACAGCTCGCCAAGCACAAGGCTATTGTCACTCGTATCACTGCCATTGAAGAATTGGCCGGTGTCACCATCCTGTGCTCTGACAAGACCGGTACTTTGACCACCAACAAGCTCACCATCGACAAGGAACTCGTTAAGACCTATGGTCCCTTCGCTCCTCAGGATGTCATTCTCCTGGCCGCCTATGCTTCTCGTACCGAGAACCAGGACGCTATCGATCAATGCGTTGTTGGCACTCTTGACGATCCCGCTCGTGCTCGCGCCGGCATCAAGCTCCTCGACTTCAAGCCATTCAACCCTGTTGACAAGCGTACCGAGATCACCTACCGCGAGGAGTCTTCTGGCCGCCTCAAGCGTGTCACCAAGGGTATGACTGGTATCATCATCGAGCTTTGCACCCGCAACAAGACCGACGAAGTCGAGAACCAGCTCGAGGCTGACGTTACTGAATTCGCTAGCCGTGGTCTCCGTGCTCTCGCTGTCGCATACGAAGAGCTCGACCATGATAACCACGAGGGTGAAGGCAACGGCTTCGAGCTCATCGGTCTCCTCGCCATCTTCGATCCTCCCCGTGACGATACCAAGCAGACCATTGACGATGCTATTGCCCTCGGTGTCAAGGTCAAGATGGTTACTGGTGATCAGCTCGCTATTGCAAAGGAAACCGGTCGTCGTCTCGGTCTCGGTGACCACATGTACCCCGCCAAGGTTCTCCAGGACGGTCCCCCACCCGGCGGCAAGCACATGTCTCTCGACGAGATGATCATGGATGCCGATGGCTTTGCTGGTGTCTTCCCCGAGCACAAGTACGAAATTGTCAAGCGTCTCCAGGGTCTCGGCCACTTGTGCGCCATGACTGGTGACGGTGCCAACGATGCTCCCGCTCTGTCCCGTGCCAACGTCGGTATTGCTGTCGAGGGTGCCACTGATGCCGCTCGCGGTGCCGCTGATATCGTCTTGACTGAGCCCGGTCTGTCTACCATCGTCCACGCCATCCGCGGCTCTCGCCAGATCTTCCAACGTATGCGCAACTACGCCATCTACGCCTGCGCTGTCACCATCCGTATCGTCGTCTGCTTCGCCATCCTCGCCTTTGCCTACCAGTTCGACTTCCCTCCGTTCATGGTTCTTATCATTGCGCTCCTCAACGACGGTACCATCATGACTCTCTCCGTTGACCGTGTCTTGCCCTCGAACACTCCGGATGCTTGGGACTTGGCCGAGATCTTCGCCTTCGCCGTCGCCTACGGTCTCTACCTCACCCTCTCCACCATCGTCCTTGTCATTGTCATCCTCGAGACCGACTTCTTCGAGAACAAGTTCGGTGTTTCCCTCGAGTCTGAGCGTGATGGTGTTACCGGCCGCAAGAACCACAACGATCGTCAGCTCCACATGATCATCTACCTCCAAGTTGCCATGATCTCCCAAGCTCTCATCTTCGTCACCCGTTCCCACGGCTTCTTCTTCATGGAGCGTCCTTCGACTGCCCTGCTCGGTGCCTTCGCCATTGCCCAGCTCGTCTCTTCCATCATTGCCGCCTACGCCGACTGGGGCTTCACTGACATCCACTCCGTCTCTGGTGGCTGGATCGGTATCGTCTGGGTCTGGAACATTGTCTGGTTCTTCCCTCTCGACTGGATCAAGTTCGCCATGAAGGCTACCGTCATCAGGTGGTTCCGTGCCCGCCGCGAGCGCAAGGCTCACGAGGCTGCTCGTGCCAGCGGTGGCGAGGTCCCTCTTACCCGTACCACCTCGCGCGCTGCTTCGATCCACGAGTCGCTCTACTCGAACCGTGTCAGCTTCCTCAAGCGTGCTGCCCGCCGCGCCGGCTTTGGTGACAAGCGCGTCCGCATGTCCCAGGGCGAGCTCCAACGCTTCTCGTCTATCCAGGCTGCCCAGACTGGTGCGACATTGGCGCGCAACCCGAGCCGCCCCCACTAG
- a CDS encoding glutaminase GtaA, protein MRVFSTLAITAISLFGVSSAQNTPDWQSTPFNPPAIPLATLGWAGYIRVDGKVYTFLGAPNVAGATLATQKKMQFTATKSTFVLAAGPVDLTVQFLSPVEPTDYLRQSLPFSYMTLSAKSTDGASHSVQYYTDISAEWTSGDNGLPVKWSTSKLTGNGNPIIHQVSLQNPVRYAEINDHTQYGTAYYATNQVGNLTYATGEDRTLRTAFVTKGVLDNSQDTQFRAINDRWPVFAFARDIGSITDSTKNPVVFAVGHVRDPLVQYIIAGNQQQERHPYWLSKYANANDALSAFLSDSEYQHSLTAASALDTKIFNDATPIHADYTSIVQLSTRQAFAAVEITLSKTSSGSYNTSDVKIFMKEISSNGNMNTVDVIFPAWPAYLYLNPDFGRRLLEPLFQYQQTGQYPNKWSIHDLGAHYPNATGHNDGGDEPMPVEECLSQNLVYRLSTDDFAGHLVNQTNLAIKGIIGIQAMGEIANVLGKSDDAKKYKDIAASYVPQWQKFAHSNEGHLTLNYGNASSWFNLFPKSVYDMQTGWYGEMGAQYGVALDSRHPYTKSDWEIYTAGTVTDKGTRDMFIARLRDYLANGKNNAPFSDWYDAIWGTVVGFRARPVAGGHFALLVLPK, encoded by the exons ATGCGTGTCTTTTCAACGTTGGCCATTACGGCCATAAGCCTGTTCGGCGTTTCTAGTGCTCAGAATACACCTGACTGGCAATCAACTCCTTTCAACCCCCCTGCTATCCCACTTGCT ACCCTTGGGTGGGCCGGATACATTCGAGTTGACGGCAAAGTCTATACTTTCCTTGGTGCACCCAATGTTGCTGGTGCGACCCTAGCTACTCAAAAGAAGATGCAG TTCACTGCTACCAAATCTACATTTGTACTCGCCGCTGGGCCAGTTGACCTTACTGTTCAGTTCTTGTCTCCAGTCGAA CCTACCGATTATCTCCGACAATCACTCCCGTTCAGTTACATGACCTTGAGTGCCAAGTCGACCGACGGCGCATCTCACTCAGTTCAGTATTATACGGATATTTCAGCAG AATGGACCTCTGGGGATAACGGACTACCAGTCAAATGGTCGACCAGCAAGCTCACCGGCAACGGCAATCCTATCATCCATCAGGTATCACTTCAGAACCCCGTCCGTTATGCGGAAATCAACGACCATACCCAGTATGGAACTGCTTATTATGCGACCAATCAG GTCGGCAACCTCACATACGCAACTGGAGAGGACCGCACATTGCGCACGGCCTTTGTTACAAAGGGTGTACTGGACAACTCGCAAGACACGCAGTTCCGCGCTATCAACGATCGCTGGCCTGTGTTTGCTTTTGCGCGGGACATTGGATCTATCACCGATTCTACCAAGAATCCCGTTGTCTTCGCTGTTGGTCATGTCCGCGATCCTTTGG TTCAATATATCATTGCTGGAAATCAGCAACAGGAGAGGCACCCATATTGGCTTAGCAAGTATGCGAATGCCAACGATGCT CTCTCGGCATTCCTATCCGATAGCGAGTACCAACACTCCCTGACCGCTGCCTCCGCACTTGACACCAAGATTTTCAACGATGCAACTCCTATCCATGCCGATTACACTTCTATTGTCCAGTTGTCTACGCGCCAAGCCTTTGCTGCGGTTGAAATCACCCTTAGTAAGACGTCCAGTGGATCTTACAATACCAG TGATGTCAAGATCTTTATGAAGGAAATTTCTTCCAACGGAAACATGAATACCGTTGATGTGATTTTCCCTGCATGGCCTGCGTACTTGTATCTTAACCCAGATTTTGGCCGGCGCCTCCTTGAGCCTCTTTTCCAATACCAACAAACTGGCCAATACCCCAACAAGTGGAGCATCCACGATCTCGGCGCGCATTATCCCAACGCGACTGGACACAACGATGGTGGTGATGAACCCATGCCTGTCGAGG AATGTCTTAGTCAAAACCTTGTTTACAGATTATCGACGGACGATTTTGCGGGTCACCTCGTTAATCAAACTAATCTGGCCATCAAA GGCATCATCGGCATTCAGGCGATGGGTGAGATTGCCAACGTTCTTGGAAAATCCGACGACGCCAAGAAATACAAG GACATTGCCGCATCCTACGTTCCTCAGTGGCAGAAGTTTGCTCATTCCAACGAGGGACACTTGACTCTCAACTACGGAAACGCTAGCTCCTGG TTCAATTTGTTCCCTAAGAGTGTGTATGATATGCAAACCGGTTGGTATGGTGAAATGGGTGCTCAATATGGAGTTGCCCTCGATAGCCGTCATCCGTACACCAAGTCAG ATTGGGAGATTTACACTGCGGGAACCGTTACTGACAAGGGAACTCGCGACATGTTCATCGCCCGCTTGAGGGACTATCTTGCAAACGGCAAGAATAATGCACCGTTCTCCGATTG GTACGATGCGATCTGGGGTACCGTTGTCGGGTTCCGTGCTCGTCCTGTTGCCGGTGGTCACTTTGCATTACTTGTGCTTCCAAAGTAA